A genomic segment from Macadamia integrifolia cultivar HAES 741 unplaced genomic scaffold, SCU_Mint_v3 scaffold1600, whole genome shotgun sequence encodes:
- the LOC122064285 gene encoding putative UDP-rhamnose:rhamnosyltransferase 1 has protein sequence MAPRNGLRIVLFPWLAFGHLIPYLELSKGLAKRGHHISFISTPRNIERLPKLPHNLSHLINFVKLDLPPVANLPEGAEATSDLPFDKIQYLKKALDGLEGSFACFLESSAPDLIIYDFSHHWLEPIAAKHGVPCAYFSIFIASTLAFFGSPWLRMAGEDTRTDPEHFTVPPKWFPSHSNLAFRLYEMFKISNSFCESDSGVSDIDRFNSAVLGANFVVVRSCEEFEGDSLRIMREKLYRVPVIPIGLLPPSSEEEDTSENNDDGEWDNIKKWLDKQREGSVVYIAFGSESELSKEEMHEVALGLELSGLPFFWALRNPAGLLPSGFESRTQGQGFICLGWAPQRKILGHPSVGVFLTHCGWSSVIEALAIGCPLVLLPLSIDQPLIARLLLSKNIGVEIPRDEGDGSFTRDSVAKSLKLVVEDTEGELHRAKAREMKQLFGDKARHDRYVDDFDQYLRINYGCC, from the coding sequence ATGGCTCCGAGAAACGGGCTTCGCATCGTATTGTTCCCATGGTTAGCTTTTGGTCATCTGATACCATATCTGGAGCTCTCCAAGGGCTTAGCTAAAAGGGGTCATCACATCTCCTTCATTTCCACACCGAGAAACATTGAAAGGCTTCCTAAACTTCCTCATAATCTATCCCATCTGATTAATTTTGTGAAGCTCGACTTACCTCCGGTGGCCAACTTGCCGGAGGGAGCTGAGGCTACTTCTGACCTCCCATTTGACAAAATCCAGTACCTTAAGAAGGCCTTAGATGGTTTAGAGGGATCTTTCGCTTGCTTTCTTGAGAGCTCAGCTCCAGATTTGATTATCTATGACTTCTCCCATCACTGGCTTGAACCCATTGCAGCTAAACATGGTGTTCCATGTGCCTACTTCAGTATATTCATTGCTTCAACGCTGGCCTTCTTTGGCAGCCCATGGTTGCGTATGGCCGGCGAAGATACCCGAACAGATCCGGAGCACTTCACTGTTCCCCCTAAGTGGTTTCCTTCCCATTCCAATCTTGCATTTCGCCTCTATGAAATGTTTAAAATCTCTAACTCCTTTTGTGAAAGCGATTCTGGTGTGTCCGACATAGATCGATTCAACTCGGCAGTCCTCGGAGCCAATTTTGTAGTTGTGAGGAGCTGTGAAGAATTCGAGGGCGATTCTCTTCGTATCATGCGGGAGAAACTCTACCGGGTACCAGTCATTCCAATAGGTCTTCTTCCTCcatcatcagaggaagaagatacatcGGAAAACAATGATGATGGTGAATGGGATAATATAAAAAAGTGGCTAGACAAGCAAAGAGAAGGTTCTGTGGTTTACATAGCATTTGGGAGTGAATCAGAACTGAGTAAAGAAGAAATGCATGAGGTAGCTCTTGGGTTAGAGCTCTCTGGGTTGCCCTTCTTTTGGGCACTAAGAAACCCAGCAGGGTTGCTACCATCAGGTTTTGAGAGCAGAACTCAAGGTCAGGGTTTTATCTGTTTAGGATGGGCTCCTCAGAGAAAGATATTGGGACACCCTTCAGTGGGGGTTTTCTTGACTCACTGTGGGTGGAGTTCGGTAATTGAAGCTCTTGCAATAGGTTGCCCTCTTGTGTTATTACCTCTATCAATCGATCAACCTTTGATTGCAAGGTTGTTGCTGAGCAAGAACATTGGGGTAGAGATTCCAAGAGATGAAGGAGATGGGTCGTTTACAAGGGATTCGGTGGCCAAATCACTGAAGCTTGTAGTAGAGGACACAGAGGGAGAGCTTCACAGGGCCAAGGCCAGGGAGATGAAACAACTGTTTGGAGACAAGGCTCGGCATGACCGATACGTGGATGATTTCGATCAATACCTTAGAATTAATTATGGGTGCTGTTGA